A window of the Halichoerus grypus chromosome 2, mHalGry1.hap1.1, whole genome shotgun sequence genome harbors these coding sequences:
- the HAND1 gene encoding heart- and neural crest derivatives-expressed protein 1, translated as MNLVGSYAHHHHHHHHHHPHPTHPMLHEPFLFGPASRCHQERPYFQSWLLSPADAAPDFPAGGPPPTAAAATAAYGPDARPGQSPGRLEALGGRLGRRKASGPKKERRRTESINSAFAELRECIPNVPADTKLSKIKTLRLATSYIAYLMDVLAKDAQAGDPEAFKAELKKADGGRESKRKRELQQHEAFPPALGPGEKRIKGRTGWPQQVWALELNQ; from the exons ATGAACCTCGTGGGCAGCTACgcacaccatcaccaccatcaccaccatcaccacccacACCCAACGCACCCCATGCTCCACGAACCCTTCCTCTTCGGCCCGGCCTCGCGCTGTCACCAGGAGCGGCCCTACTTCCAGAGCTGGCTGCTGAGTCCAGCTGACGCTGCCCCAGACTTCCCCGCCGGTGGGCCACCGCCCACAGCCGCGGCGGCCACCGCAGCCTACGGTCCGGACGCCAGGCCGGGCCAGAGCCCCGGGCGGCTGGAGGCGCTCGGAGGCCGCCTGGGCCGGCGGAAAGCCTCAGGACCCAAGAAGGAGCGGAGGCGCACAGAGAGCATTAACAGCGCGTTCGCAGAGCTGCGCGAGTGCATCCCCAACGTGCCTGCGGACACCAAGCTCTCCAAGATCAAGACTCTGCGCCTGGCCACCAGCTACATCGCCTATCTGATGGACGTGCTGGCCAAGGACGCACAGGCCGGTGACCCCGAAGCCTTCAAGGCCGAACTCAAGAAGGCGGATGGCGGCCGCGAGAGCAAGCGGAAAAGGGAGCTG CAGCAACACGAAGCCTTTCCTCCTGCCCTGGGCCCAGGCGAGAAGAGGATTAAAGGGCGCACAGGCTGGCCGCAGCAAGTCTGGGCGCTGGAGTTAAACCAGTGA